A genomic stretch from Candidatus Omnitrophota bacterium includes:
- a CDS encoding NAD-binding protein, with product MYIVIVGAGKVGHFLALRLLEDKHTVALIDKDKAVCDEMSRSLDCLIISGDGCDPVFLGEAGADRADVVAAVTGDDEDNLIICQVAKERFGVRRTVGRVNDPKNNHIFNDLGVDVPIDATVIISKIIEEEVSFSDFVTLMSFKRGKLTIVRVDLPDDSPVIHKAVKDIQLPPDSVLVSIIRGDEVIVPKGDTVLKPRDDIVALTVIKNEQELLSCLVGKI from the coding sequence ATGTATATAGTCATAGTCGGAGCGGGAAAGGTAGGGCATTTTCTGGCGCTGCGCCTTTTGGAGGATAAGCACACCGTAGCCCTGATCGATAAAGATAAGGCCGTATGCGACGAGATGTCCAGGTCGCTGGACTGCCTTATAATAAGCGGCGACGGCTGCGACCCGGTATTTTTAGGGGAGGCAGGGGCAGACAGGGCTGATGTAGTCGCCGCGGTTACCGGCGACGACGAGGATAATCTTATAATCTGTCAGGTGGCAAAAGAGCGCTTCGGCGTCAGGAGGACCGTGGGCCGGGTGAACGACCCGAAAAATAACCATATATTCAACGACCTCGGCGTGGATGTGCCGATAGACGCCACAGTGATAATCTCAAAGATCATAGAAGAAGAGGTGTCCTTCTCGGATTTTGTCACGCTGATGAGTTTTAAGCGCGGCAAGCTTACCATAGTAAGAGTTGACCTGCCGGATGATTCACCAGTTATACACAAGGCGGTTAAGGACATACAGCTCCCCCCTGATTCCGTCCTGGTTTCCATCATAAGGGGCGATGAGGTGATCGTGCCCAAGGGAGATACCGTGCTTAAGCCGCGCGACGACATAGTAGCGCTTACCGTTATTAAGAATGAACAGGAACTCTTGAGCTGCCTCGTCGGCAAGATATGA